AGCATGGCTGCTAGCCACAACATGTGTCTGTGGGATGCCTCTGGAGACAATACACATGGCTTGGACTGGCACTGTCACAAGTGCCTTTGAGAAGATATTGCAAGTGTTAGGGGAGCCATCTAGGGTAAGCCTGTGAGATCTCAGGGCACAGTGAGGTGCTCAGCAGATGCTTCAGCATGGGAGCACTGCAGCTCTCCATAAGGCACAACCCAAACAGGTGCCCAGTGGTGTCAGTGACCTACCAGGAGCCACTCCGGCTCCTGCCTGGCCAGTTGCTCTCCAGTTACCTGGTAGCTGGCTCCTCCATCTCCCTCGCATCCTCCAGAGGCTTGACATAAGCTTCAGGGAACCAGCCACATCTAGGGCACAGAAACAGAGACGAATGAAGTCCAGACAACCATGGTTTGTGGTCCTTCAGACCTAGCTGCCCAGCGCTGCTGATCTGCGCACGCCAACCAagccgctgctgctgctaccaCATGTGACAGGGTTTCTGCACATCTTTCACCCCTAGGTGGGGTGGGGGGTAATTGCAGACAGTCCTTGAGCTTGGCAAAGACCTCGCTTATCTCAGAGGCTGTGCGCAATCTGTGCTCCTGGGAGCAATGCTGGTGCAATCCAGGAAGGGAAGCTTTGAGCACAGTCACAAGGAAGTCAAGGCCAGCGCACAAGGAAGCTGTGGAAATTCCTTTTTAGGGCAAAGCAGCTAATCACAGAACCCCCCAAAGAAAGGCACTGCTCTTGTTCGTCTCCTATCTGAGCGTGAGCGGAGCACGGCACAGGGATCCTATGCGGAACAGGACAGGCTTCGCATGCAGGTGCTGGGCAGCAGTGCCACAGGGAGTAATTCAGTAAGCAGAGGGTGCAGCAGTTTCCatgccctgcctgtgctggaggcTGCGGCAGCAGTTGCCGTGTGAGCTGAGAAATGCCAGGCCTCTCAGGTAACTCTGGCAGTTCATGGCCCTGGGCTGGATCCCATGACAGCAGTCGCTCAGCCATGCAAGCCAGGAGAGGGTCACTGCACCCCTGCCTCTTCCACCCAAACCCCCTGGGGCTTCCTCAGGCAGCTCATCCCTGCCCCACTGCATCTCCTTGGCTTGGAGGGTCCCCATGACTGAGGACATAGTGAAGTCCTACACATACAGTATATGAGGCAACACACAGACCACCCCAGCAGGGGAGGTGGGAGATGATTTCAGGTTTAAGCCTCCCAACTCCAGACCCGACAAGCCTGCATGAGGCCGATTTACAGCACCAAAGCCACATACGTGGATGAGCCCTCCAGCTTGCCATAGAGCCAGCCGTTCTGTGCCTCCGGCCTCAGCACCATGATGACATCTCCGGGCTCAAACCGTAGCAGGGTCCGGTTGACACCGGTCGTGTGGGGCACGATAGCCTGCACTCTTGCCGTGCcactcttcctcctgccttcgctgccgctgctgctggcCTCGCCAAAGGAACCCGACCGGGAAGTGCAGCCGGTCGGGAGCAAACCTGCGGGAAGGCATCAGAGGGGTCTGGCTGGAGCCTGGCATCCTCCTGCAAGACCCACACTGCCTCAAAGGGACCAGTGCTTCCCCAGTGAAGCAATTGCTCTAGAGGAGGAGTAGATGGCCTTTCTCTGCAGGGAGAGAGCAGGGCACAGCATAGGAAAAGCATGGGAAAACATTCATCTTGCAGGAGGAAAATCAACTCAAGCTGAAACTCAAGCTTTGCACTATGTTTCCTTTGGCCAAATGTCCAGAACATAACATACACACTGCATGCCCTAGCTGATGCTCTGGCTGATGGCCCTCTTCCTGACCACCCTGCTAGAACAACTGGGTGTTTGGATAAGTTTTCTCTCCCCCTGTCCTTTTCcgttttttttaaagcattttaagcTGAGATGTTTTAGGAAGAATAAGCAGGTGAGACATGAGGTAAGTGGCTGGGTTGTAGGGCAGGCTGATATTTAATGTGGCAGCATGAGTGAAGGTGCTTTACTAAAATGGGAACTTCAGTAGGAATCAGCCCTCTTGGTTCAAGGCGCCTTGGAAATTGCACATCTGTGGGTTCCCCACTTCACACAGCCAGCCAGGAGTCCTGGCCTTGTCCTGAATGTTGAGCTCGCCATCTGCCTCATTCAGTCTTGCCCTCCCAGCTCCCATATGCGCTGTCTTCTCACCATGCCAAGGAATGTGGCTGAAGACCATTAGTCTGATAGAGTGGTGGTCCCTCCCCAACCCTGTTCCCAGAAGGGGTCCAACCACTGCTGGACATGGGTCATACTGGCTGATGGTGACCTCCGCAGTGACTGTCTGGGGGGCTCTGGTTGAGGAGACAGTCTCATTTCTGGAGGCTCCGGAGAGAAGATGCTGGATCTGCTCCCAGTCATGGAAGAAGTAAAGTCCCCAAGGGGTCTCTGGGGCTGTTGGAAGGAAAGGAGTTTGAATACATATCCACAGTTAAGTGGGAGATGCTCTAAGAGATACACAGTCCCTCTCAGGAAGCCAAACCCAGCACGTTCCCCCATTGCTGCCCATGCCCACGTTTCCCTTCATCTTGGCCAGGCAAGGCCATGGAAGCTGGAAAAGCCAGCGAGTACCATGGTCGGCCAAGGACTGGTCTTGCCCTGCAAGCTGAAAGGGGCAGTAGCAGCCTAGCCACCACTGAAtcaaccacagaatcatagaacagctggggttggaaggtaccttcaaagctcatctagtaCAACAtccctgcaataagcagggacatcttcaactagatcaggttgctcagagcctcatccaacctgtccttgaatgATTGCGGGGATGGGGCATCTCCcccttctccaggcaacctgttccagtgtttcatcaAACAAGGTGGAGGCTGCCCATGGGCTCCTCACCATCTCAAGGTGGGTGGGGGTGAGCCGGCCTGATGGATACCCTTGGCCATGAGAGGCCCCGAGAAGACCCTGCGAGTGGCTGTTTGAGGAGTTGCGGGtggcctccagctgctccttccACTGTGGTGCCTTGGTCTGGATCATGGCCCGAGcctgaggagggggagaagaggaggtgatggaCAGGGCAGAACAGCCACCGGGGGAGCCAAGGGCTGCCACACGCATTAGAGTAGGGACCAGGTCCTCCCACAGTTAGGTTTGTGGGAGCCCCTCAGGAGCACCCTCCAGCAGAGAGCCTGTGGTCCCAAAGACCCTGCTATAAACAACTACatccccattccctgtcccatCACTCACACACCCAACTAACCCTGTGCCACCACCATCCTTGGCCCCAGTCATGCTCTCCCAGCCTAGTACAGTCAGCTGGCCCCCACAGCAAGAAGTGAAATTGAGTTTCCTGCCCAGTCCATGCACAGATGTTGCCTTCAACCAAGGGGCGGCTCAGCACTGGCTCCCTCCTGCTTGCGTGCTTCCCATCCAGCCATGCTGCTTGCTCCCCTCAAGCTCTGCTCCCCGGCTTGCCAGGGCCATACCCTGCTGTAGAACTGGAGGAGGGTGTTGTAGAGCATCTGGTGCTTCTCAGCCAGGAAGCGGTAGCGGCGTTTCTCCTCCAGCTCAGCCTCCCTCTGGCTCTCAGAGACAAACGCCTGCATCTCTGAGCGCAGTCGCATCACATTCTCCTGGgccacaggggaaaaaaggaagaagtgacCAACATAAATCCAGCAGAGTGGGATCACGCACAGCAGAGGAAGGGTTGAAATGGGTCATCGTGTCTACCAGCTTCTCAGTCCACTTGCAATGatggagcagcacagaggagctaGGCCAGAGTGCCAGGGATGAAGTCCTTCCACACTAATTCTTGCTAAATGAGGAAAGGGCTTGGCACGAATGAgcactgcagggcagcagcactcCATAGCTTCCTCTTTTCCAGATAAGCCTGCTGCCTTTTGAATGTTAGGGCAAACCCCTTGGCTTTTAAGGAAGGGCAAAGTTGCTGAGAAATCAGCCCTGGCTCCAGAGAAATCACCCAGTTCTCCTTccacctcccctccctgcaATCACTGCTTACCTTCATCTCGTGGACATTTTTATCACGGGCCCTCTCCATTCTCCACAGCTCTGCCGTGAACTTATCCAGGTTAGTGGCTCTGCGTTGGTACTCCAGTTCATACTGCTTCTGGCTCTCCTGTCAGGGAGAAACCAGGCTGGGTGAGAAACCAGAGACCCAGGCACACTGTGATGCCGTAAGGGTCCTGCTCTGATGGGTGGTTGAACATCTGAGTCCCTCTGAAATCAGTCTTTACCTGGACCTCttataaaatgtctttcttgACCTTCCTCTTCGTTTTGAACAGCCCCAGAATACTGATGAACCTCAAGAACTCAGGAGCAAGAACTGGCACCCAGCTACCTTGGCACTGGGAACAAAGCCCCAGCCTCTGTCTCCCTCTGTGACATGACCCACCAGCGTGGCCAGCTGGGCCACAATGGCACAGGACCCACAAccatgcagaggctgtggtttGGGGAAGCTGGAAACTCTGCTTTTGGGATTCTGAGCCTTTCAGCCCCGTTGAAGCATTTGGCAAGTCCTACTGCACAAAGAACCTGCCCTCTTCAGCATTCCATTATCAGCCAAACTAGGGGGATGTTTGGTCCATAATGGGAGAAAATAAGCCCCTCTAACTCCTGCTAAGGAAAGTCAAGGAAACAATTCAAGTGTTCAAGCAAAAGCCCTTGGGTAGAGGGGAGATGGAAATGAGAAGAATTGAGAAGGGAGGTAGTCACTCACACTGATGAACTGTACGTCCATTTTGGAGTTcttctccatgtgctgcagcaggtccACGTGGAAAGTCTGAGCCTGGAAGAGGCAAAGGAGCCGTCACCCTCATCCCTTCACCATATGGAGTGTTACAAGCACCGTGGCGAGGGATGGCTTGTAAAATCTGCAGAGTTGGTGACTCTCTTGCCACATGGACCCCTTACAGAAGTCAGAAATATGCACATCAAGGCTACCCTGAAGCAGACTGGGGGTCAGCACTCAGCACCCACCTGACCATGGGTCACCCTCGAGCTTCAGCACGGGCACAAACAGCAGTGTCTGGAAGGATTAGCATCGCCTCCGTTCCCTCACACTATTGTGACCCAGGGAAAGAGAGGATGGGAATGCCACATCTTCAGAGCCAGGCATTGCTCAGTCCAACACACACCCATCACCACACTTATGGAGCGGTGGTGACAGTCCACCAATAGCACCAAACATTGAACACCAGCTGGGGTCTGGGCATGCAGCTCCGTAACATGCCTCTGTCAcatgcagcagggagagcagggggGCAGGTGCTtgccagcaggcagctgagATGGTAGGAGATGGGGCAAACTGGGCAAATGCTGTTGTTGAAGAAGTCCCTTGATTCCCCACCTGCACCAGCCCTCAGGAAAACCACTCACCACAACTTCCAAATCAGAGCTCAGGACTCTCTGTGTGTTGGACATCTGCATCAGAATTTCACCTGCAAGGAAAGAGACAGGAGAAGGTGGGAAAATCCAGCAGCCATTTCCTTGCGTGCCCAAGGCGACAGATTGGCAGCATGCAACTCAGGCTGATGATATACGGGTGTGAAAGTCCAACAGCTATCACAAAGCACTGCTCTCTGCACCCTGCGGGAGGCTGGTAGCCTTCCTCCCAGGGCTCAGTTCCACCACCactcccaggcactgctggagTGGGGTTGCTCCAGCCCATGAAGCTGCTAGACCAGAGCTCTGCTATAGCCCCACGTgctggcagggtgctgggtttctgctctgccacagcccCCACAGGTCCCATTTCTAACCCCAGTGGCACCCCAGCTGTGGTGCATGGTTCTGGGTGTCCTACAGGAAGCCAGCTACAGCACCTGCTGCttgttggaactagatgatctaaaggtcctttccaaccctaaccattctatgcttctatgatgCTATGCATGGTCCTGCTTCACTGCTGTTGGTATTATGAaactgggaaaggaagagactGGTGACAGGGAGCAGAGGAACTGGCTGGGTGATGCAGATGACTATAGGAGTCCCTATAGAAGGGACACATCTGCTGGAAGCTTATTACTAAAATGATTAGCAATAGAGCAGTTTCCTGAACATATTTTCAGTAGCCATTGTTAGGCTGCAGAATTATTTGCCCTTCAGCTCCGAGCTGTCATTTCATCTGGCTGGGGGCTCAGGAAGAAACCACCCCACCAGCTATTGTCAGCCCATGCTTTTTCCTCACACctgcaaggaggagaaaaatgattcCTCCAAGATGGAAACTTCAGCTCTTAGGGAAGCAAGGAGTGGTTTCCATGAGAGGTCCATCCCCGGAGCTCAGTCATTGATCTCAGAGAGATACAGGAGACAGGGCTAGGGCCTTGGGGTTATTCAAGGACATACAATAAATGTGACTCTAACCACCTAGACAGGGCCTAGTGCTGTGAGACACCATTTAGAGGAGCTGTCTGCCTTCCCCCAGTACCTCGAAAAGGACCAGGTAAGGGGGAAGGACAAAAGCATGTAACTGTGGCTCATCACAGGACAGAGTACCATAAATGGGAGAGCCTTACCCAGCATGTGTGAGGTGGAGCTCTGCAGTGCTTGCTCCCCAATCTTTTCGATCGCCTTAAAGTACACTTCAGCTGCTTTGGATAACGCTGTGAGTAGAGTAGATGGGATGTAAGGATCTGGCCTGCCTTCCCACCATCACCAGCCCCAGCAAGCAATGCACAGGACAGCCACCCCCTGGTACCTCACCTATAGGCAAGGGCACTCCATTTCTCCCAATCTGTGCCTAATAACAGCAGTGGGTCTTGGAGCAGAAGGTActtaaaagcagcacaggacATTATAAGAGCGGGGGGACCAACAACTTTGTGATGGCACAGTGGACACTCAGGGTAGATGCAGCAGCTTAGTCTGGCTATGTGGGACCCCACTCACCATGGAAGGCACGCAGGTAGTTGTTTCCCAGGTACACCAGGTTCTCCAGCGCAGGGTTGAACTGCTCCAGGATACTCTGTGGCCAGGCAGAAGCACGTTAACACCAGTCTGCCCCACGCCCCAGACACCTCAGCAGGTCGATGTCCTCCTGCTGTGGTCCAGCTGGGTGCAGCGGACACACAGGAAGCccccacagccacagcctggATAGCCGTGGTGATGTGCAGCCCTGCACAAAGCTCCCTACACTAAAGGGACCTTCGGCTGCCCTGAGTCCTCTCCAGCCAGCCAGGAGAGGAGCAGTGCCAGAGGACCAGGCAGTCTGCTGCAGGGCCAAGTGGTCACCTGAAGATGGCTTTCTCCCAAGGCCCCACAGCCACTGCAGACACAGGAGTAACTCAAGGGGATCTGAGCAGCCTTTACCCTCACCCTATCACCTCAACGCTTCTTATCCAGGCATGAACATGACTTTTTCCTGACTGGGATGTGGTGCAGTGCCAGACTCAGCAGCTTAGTAAGAGAAGGGATGGACTGCATCAGACCAGCCTCCCTGCTCTTGCCTGCTGTATTTATCAAAGGTGTTTACTGCCTAGAGCAgagattctttctttcctttcttccagtcctcaCCACCTTGGTACAGCACTGATGGCCACAGGGAAGCATTCGTGAGATCACATTGCTCTTTCcagcaaggaggaaaacagctgaCTGAGCACCTCCTTCCTACCAGCAACCAAGGTGTGTTATCCTGAAGAATATCATGAATGCTCCATGTCCAAGCCACACTGCTTACCCAATTCCTTCCCACATTTGCCTTAAGACCCACAccaccttcccctcctgccagcCGTATGCTCTCAAACACAGCGCAGAGCCcgcaggagctgctgcttccctggggaAGAGATCAAGCCCGTGGCTGTCCACCCAAGGGAGAAAACAGcactcttcctccccccgcATGCATCTTCCCCTAGGCAGACAGGAGCAGCCTTTGGTGCCAGCACTCACCTTGTAGATGGAGATGGTGGATCTGTAGGACAGGTCCATCTCTGGAgccttccccctctcccagaGAGAAGCAAGGAGTAAAGGAAAGCACAAGGCGCTATCCTGGCCTGGAGGACTCTGCTTCTGCAcagctggctggctggaaaaAACCCGTTGCTGGCAAAGAAGGACAGTAGGAAGACACAGCCACGGTACAAAGGGAATGGAGCACTGCTGGAGTTTAATAATTCACCAGCCGAGAGGCTGGAACTTGATCTCTGGAAGTAACCGGACTCTTGAGGAGAGAGGAATCCTGCGACAGCCAGCAAGGGCATGTGAGCGCCTCCCTGCATTATTGATGGCCAGGCTGGtacccagctctgcctgccccgACACCTGCAGAGCCAGCCACCTGCCAGAGAAACTGCCTTATGGCTCGCTGCCTCCCTCACTGTCACCATTCAAGGTGGCTTTGTTCAGCTCGCTGTGCTAGAGGAGCATCTTCAGGTCTCACGCACAGACACCTCACAGTCAGGAGATCCCTATCAGCTTGCGATCACAGGCAGCAAATAGCAGAGGGACAGGTAAGGAAAGCTCAGGATGAGTTCCACCTCTTCCCTGCCTACTATTCCCCCACCCCAGCCATCAGCCCTCTGGCTATTCGCTTCCATCCCACTCCCAGTGAGAATCCCTAATGGGAGGCAAAAGCTTGTGCCTGAACCCTCCCGCTCTCCCTGTTTGCATGCAAGGAGCCCCAACACAGCATTACTCCGGGAAGTCCCTGCAGATGATGCAGGCTTATAAAGAGGGATGGAGTGCAAGCCAGGAGCAAAAAACAGAAAGGAGCTCATGTTCCCTCCATTTCAAGATGTggagttttgcttttccatggGAAGGTAAGCCCTTTTTTTAtgtaggaaaataaaaccatttacTCCACATTAGAAGCCACTTAATTCCACAATCTCATTTGTGAAACTGAAGATCAGAAGGCAGATAATCTGTTTTTAGCCCTATTCATGCCTCGGTGCCCACCCCTATGGTGGTGTCCCTTAGGAACCAGTGGCACAGGTCCAGCAGGCTTGCAGCAGTTACCCTACCCAGCAACCACCTGCGGATACCAAAACTAAAGCCCTGTCTACTTGTATCATTTGTATCCCAAGGGGATTTCAGCGTTCCTCTTTTTAGCCTGGCCAGCTCCAAGAGGATTTTTATATGGCAGCTGGTCCAAACCCTCTCCCCCTAGCTGCAACTGATAAGCCCAGCACGCGATGCTGTGCTTCATGGGACAGCCAACATTCACCCCACACACCTGCTCCCAGGactggctgcagggacaggccatTCACCTCTGCAGCTCACATAAAGGTAGAACCCTGTGTCTCATGGAGCCCAACTCCTTATTTTCTACCTGTATGAAATCAGAGGCTGCAAGCTCAGGACTGAGAGAGAGACAAGACAATCATGGACTGCGTAACAGTGGAACCAAATGCCAACCTCTCTTTATTTCAGGTCATGTTAGTTTTGCACAGAAGCACTGTTGACAACAGCAGTCCCTTCAGTCAAAAGCAAATTATCAAGAATCCAGTTTTTCAGGTTACTCCTCAAAACACCTCCAAATAGatacataaattatttataaatacgAAAAATTTACTGCAGAAACATCGAGTAGTGCAGCAGTCACAACAGgatttccagcagcaaaaaaagtaaatccaAACTGCCACAGGGTCAGTTTCTTTGGTGGGAACTGAACTCGGAGCATTTCAATTCCATATTAAGAATAAACAATTTCTGTCTCAAGCCAAGGCTACAGACCCTCATCTCGAGTTTGCTGTGAGTAAAGGCAGGCTTTCACATCTCAGCCCTTGAGCAGAGTAGCACAGCAAACCAGGTGGCACAAAATGGTCTCTAGGGGGTCTGCTCCCACCCTGGGCAGTCAGTACATGTTGCCAGCCCATCTCGGACGGGAAAGGGGAAGGTGCCACAGAAGACAACTGCCTCAGCAAAGGTTCCCCTTCTCCCAAGGCCAGTCACAACTTTCCGTGTTGTACCTACCGTGTAAAGTTGCAGAACTGCTCCCCTTCAAAGCGGGTGTGTTGAGGGAAGAATTATCCCTTTTCCCCATACCACACACTCCAAAACACCTTGGCCTCAGTGCACAAAGTAATCCCTGAAGCTTTCTCTAGCCATGGCTCATTCTGTGTTGCAGGAAGGTGCACGGTGCTTTGTCAGTGGATGTGCTGCACAGACAAGAGACAGCCTCCAACTGCTACAGCTCAAGACAGGTAGGTGGGGGCTCTGGCTTCTGGGATGTACCATCAGACACCAAAActaagcacagcagcagagatggggcTACAGTACAAAGATAACTGTCAGCATTTCACTCTGGGAATACATAGGTGTGTCCTGGAATACATGTGTATGTGCACTGTTGTCTATTAAATATCATTAACTCTTCATAAGTAGTGGTAGTAGCAGTCCCTCCCCCACCTCAACACCTCAGTTCAAGGGAAAATCCGCGCCattccagcttctgctgctccttgtcACTGGGATGCAGAACAGGAACCTCCAGGTCAGTCAGCGGGACAGATATTGCACCAGCTGCTCAAACTGCTCCCGCTGCTGGTAGATGTAAAGCTGGGTGTCCCAGAGCGCGTCCACCAGCACAGAGTCGTTCACCTCGTCCAACatcacctctgcctgcagctgaggGCTCAGCCTGCATACAGCAAGACAGCTGAGCACAGAGATGAACGCAACAAGGCAGCAAGCCTGCCAAGCACAAGATTTGTGCCAAGTGGCTCCTGAAGTGGCTcccaacatagaatcatagaatcacagaatggtttgggttggaaaggaccttaaaatcatcttgttccaaccctcttgccatgggcagggacacctcacactagacaatgtcgcccaaggctctgtccaacctggccttgaacgctgccagggatggagcatttaccatttctttgggcagcctgttccagtgcctcaccaccctcacagtaaagaacttgttccttagatctaacctgaacttcccctgtttaagtttaaacccattaccccttgtcctatcgctacagtccctgatgaagagtctctctccagcatccttgtaggccccctaCAGATCCTGTTTAGATATTGGACATCTAGCAGGCTTGCAGAGCAGAGGCCTTCCCCCTCCTTCAAGGCAAACCTACACTCAAGGCTGAGGCACAGTTCAGCACCTGCACCACTTAAGGCACGACTCTAAACCAAGCTGTGCATGGTGGGATAGGGCAGGATGCACATCCCCTAAGGACCCTGTTAGCCAGATCCCCCAGACAAGGCATGCTCGAGGCATCAGCTCATACAGTGAGCCATGGCATCCTCCGTCACGTCACTGAGGGATGAGGAGAGGGGGCAGGGGGACAGGTCTGGGCAGGCATGCCTCTGGAGGGGACACTATTTGGGATGACACATGCCTCAGGCAGGTCTGAAGCGAGAGGGATAAAAATAGGTCGGTGCAGAGAGGGGAAAGTAAGCTCCTACCGGAAATATGGCATATCCGTCATCTCGCACCAGGCCCTGGCACGATCCACAGCTGGGCCATCTGCGTCAGTGCACTGCAGGAGAAACAGGCCCACAGTTAGAGCCTGACTGCGACACTGCACTCCCCCCACTTGCAAGAGGCTCCCGGCTTCTCTAGCATTTACTAAGTCAAACTGCACAAGCcacagagggagagggaaaaccAGGAGCAAGTGCATGCTGGATGGCACCAGTCACCACCAAGAGAAGGCTGgctctttatttgttttaatataagAACAGTGCTCCTGATCCTTGGGACACAAGGAATTGCACCCTACAGATCCTCCATCCATCACACCACCGAGTGGATTCCCTTAAAGATACCCTCAGGATGATCTGAATTGCAGCCTCCTTGGGATTTCATCTCTATCCATTTCTGTCCCAGCCCAGTACCAATAGAGCCTGTGATTACTACAGGCATTCTGGGCTATCCTGAGACAC
The window above is part of the Strigops habroptila isolate Jane chromosome 3, bStrHab1.2.pri, whole genome shotgun sequence genome. Proteins encoded here:
- the BAIAP2L2 gene encoding brain-specific angiogenesis inhibitor 1-associated protein 2-like protein 2, which translates into the protein MDLSYRSTISIYKSILEQFNPALENLVYLGNNYLRAFHALSKAAEVYFKAIEKIGEQALQSSTSHMLGEILMQMSNTQRVLSSDLEVVAQTFHVDLLQHMEKNSKMDVQFISESQKQYELEYQRRATNLDKFTAELWRMERARDKNVHEMKENVMRLRSEMQAFVSESQREAELEEKRRYRFLAEKHQMLYNTLLQFYSRARAMIQTKAPQWKEQLEATRNSSNSHSQGLLGASHGQGYPSGRLTPTHLEMPQRPLGDFTSSMTGSRSSIFSPEPPEMRLSPQPEPPRQSLRRSPSASLLPTGCTSRSGSFGEASSSGSEGRRKSGTARVQAIVPHTTGVNRTLLRFEPGDVIMVLRPEAQNGWLYGKLEGSSTCGWFPEAYVKPLEDAREMEEPATRSFPLRSSHSMDDILDRPSTPSSSNYWPAASQPRVPNPPPLSVGASSHQSGVVTPVSSGSKKSGIFDQPPELFPRGTNPFATVKLRPTVTNDRSAPIIR